In Pseudorasbora parva isolate DD20220531a chromosome 9, ASM2467924v1, whole genome shotgun sequence, the sequence ccgtccgtccgtccgtccgtccgtccgtccgtccgtccgtccgtccgtccgtccgtccgtccgtccgtccgtctgtccgtctatctatctatctatctatctatctatctatctatctatctatctatctatctatctatctatctatctatctatctatctgtccgtctgtctgtccgtctatctatctatctatctatctatctatctatctatctatctatctatctatctatctatctatctatctatctatctatctatctatctatctatctgtctgtctgtctgtctgtctgtctgtctgtctgtctgtctgtctgtctgtccgtccgtccgtccgtccgtccgtccgtccgtccgtccgtccgtccgtccgtaatattgtgaaatattattaaaatataaaataactgttttctatttgatgaatagaatgttcaaaagaacagtatttatctgaaattaaaaaataaaataaaattgtagcTTTGTACCATGccacatttaaattaattttggtaagaatgttttttaattgatcaagtgacagtataggcatttttaatgttgaaaaatctttatatttcatataaatgctgttcttttgaactttatattcatcaaataattcttataaaataaaaaggacacaactgtttcaacattgataataatcataaatgttttttgagcagtaaatcatcagAAGATTTGAttcattagaatgatttctgaaaggacatgtgacactgaagactggaggaaagATTTGTTGTATTTCTACTAATAACATAAATTcaaccttggtgagcagaagatacttctttaaaaacattaaataaatattaattttaccgttgttgttttttttttctctctctctaaatGTGCCAGTCTTTTATGCTCcagtgtcacattatcctttAGAAATCTTTCTAACATGACTTCACATCATGATTGCATAAGTAACGTTTCTTATATTTCAGTTCATTATACAGTACATTTTGAAAACAGTTaatattttggtgaaaaaacgTGATACATTCCTCACCCCAGGATTTATTGGTGAATAGAAAATttgaaacaacaacatttatttgacatagaaatcttttgtaacataataaatgtctttgctgtcacttttgatcagttataatatattctaaaaaaaacttcaaACGGAacggtagtgtgtgtgtatgcaatTCTAAAGATAATGTTACATTATGTTCAATGTTCATTGAGTTAATAGTGTTTGTGTTAATGTGAGAGCGCGTATCCATGCATGCATGCTCATGATATTATGTGCAAATCTCCGATGGTATAACACAGTTCGCAATGTGATATATGAGCTGGTACTCGGCTCTGTCTGCCGTAGCCCGTGGCGTGAGTCGGGTTGAGTGATTGTGGTCATTTCAGCAGACAGAGAGACAAGCGTCCCTAGACCAGGCTGGGAAGGGGAGGGAGGGACGGGCCCAGCGCCCTGTTGTATTAATGGCAGCGCCGTGCCAGATTGGACGGGTCCATCTAATACAGATAAATCATCATTACAGGAGTGTGAGGGTGGAGGGGTGGGGAGTTGCTTTGGCAGTCAGAAGAAAAAAAGGGGCTTTCATTTGTGCCCAGGATCTCTGTAAACTCATTCATCATGCCAGCTATGTTACGCTCTCCCACCCCTCCACACCAGTCCCACCTCTCTCTTTTCACTTCTCACTCTCATCCCTCCTTCTCCTCTATAGCAATGCCTTCCAGCTCTGCCATCTCTTAGGAGGTGATGATACACTCCCTCCTCTACTGTGTTTAAAGACAACATGGACAACATTCGCAATGCGGTTGGTTATGTGACTGGACTCGAGTTGCACATTTAAGGACTTGTGTCTTGCTTGACTAAATGAAGTAATAATTTGACTTAAATTGACATGAAACGGACACTGAAACTGACCTTTTTTATAAAAGGAGATTTGGtgttgcacaatttgcaaaGCCAGGATATAGGAAACGACCATcacaacattaaagggttagttcacccaaaaatgaaagtgatgtcattaatgactcaccctaatgtcactccacacccgttagacctccgttcatcttcagaacacagtttaagattttttatatttagtccaagagcgtatggaagtgtatgcacactatactgtccatgtccagaaagggaataaaaacatcatcacagtagtccatatgtgacatcagttagttcattagaatctcttgaagcattgaaaatacattttggtcaaaaaataacaaaaactacgactttattcgaacgatattagggtgagttattaatgacatcaatttcatttttgggtgaactaaccctttaaatgttacATAACACATAAAGTTCCTGCCCATCTCATGTTTTGAGTACCTATATAATAGTATTGTGTCCTTCATATCTCTGTCGAGTCTTTGGTTTTAACATATATAAGACCGATTGTATAAGACGTATATAAGATATATAAGCATGATACCAATTCTTTCTAAAAACAGCTTAACCCGTGGAGGCATAAagctaaagacacacacacacacacacacacacacagcaggttacatggtctaaaaacaaaatgaaagccGTTGGCTTTTGTAACCCGAACGAAGCTTGTAGATGAgtgctctctcgctctggttgatgtgcgcacacgcacacacgcacacacacacacacacacacacacacacacacacacacacacacacatacacacacacacacacacacacacacacacacacacacacacacacacacacacacacacatccattcccccctccacacacacacatccatccatGATGGAAGGCTGTGGAAAATAATTAGCATAATcaatatttacattattttattaattatgcaATATTATGAAAACATTATAGATCTACAAATTGTGCATGATAAGTCTAAAGACAGTTATTAAGGAAGCAGAAAGGGTCCATTTTTATTTCACGTTGTCTTTTAAAGATGGAAAGCATAAATGGGAGGGCGGATTTTTTTTCCAGTTGTCTGACAGTCGCCGTCTCTTTAAATTACCAGAAAGAACAATTCAACCTGATGCAATCAAAAGAGGTAAAATGACAGTATATATAATTAGACATGGAGATATGAAATTGCTGTGGAAAATCATGACAGATGTGTCATGAAATAGAAATGGCATTGTTCAGTCCATTACGGATGGCGTTTCTGCTTTTTATCTTGTTTTCTCAAAATTATTTATCGAATTGTGTTGTGTTGGAAGTTACATTCATCCCGTGGGTGCTTGCTCACATTAAtcttacatttaacaaatatgaatCATGCAAGAGGCATGGAATTAACTCTAGTGAAATGGAATTGCTTGAATGAATGAGTCAGCTACAGATGGCTTTTTatgattgtattttttttaaattatttgttctttgtttttccggttttattaaattaaacacTAAATTAAATGATTAACTCTGCTGAATATTATTGTAACATTAAAGGGATATCTcataatttacttaccctcatgtcgttccaaaaccTTTATGACTGACTTAAGTCTCCCAAAAGAAGTTTTGAATAACGTAGATGGTGGCTCTTTTCCATGCAATTAAAACGAAGGAGATCTGGAGCTTTTTCAAGGCTCAAAACCGATGAAAAACACCAAGTATGCTATTCCAAGTCTTTGTGAGAGGACCAGAGCAGAAATTTAAGCTCTCTTAGCTCCCCTTGCCCGTTTGATATGAGAGGCATCAATGTCCAGTTTTTGAACGCAATCTGATGAATTACTCTGATATGGTTCGCTGGTTTGCACTTAACATCTTGTTCATAACATCTGTCATATAATTTCATAATAGTGAATATAGAGTCAAATGGGCAGCTTTATGATTCTTTTATGGCATGCCAGTCCACCTTCATTGTCTGTGCTCCTCTGAAGAGATAAAGCCAGGTTTAGAATGACACAAGTATATGACCAATGTTGCATTTCCAGGTGAACAATTTCTTTTAGGGTTTTATTTCAACCATGTTTTATTGGCGTCAcattcttttctctctctctcctgaaGTGGAGATTATACTGTTTTGCCAACATCAATATTTTCACCCGGGTTTCAAGCTGCCACGCAGATGCTGATCCATCACTGTGGAGATTAGATTTTCTCTGTTTCTGCTTTCATAACGCACACAAACAGCAAAGGTGTACACGCATGCTGATCGCCCATCTTACGACCTCAAGGTTTGCTTGGATCAGACTTTTATTTGGTGAGAATCCGTGAGTGAGCAGCCCTCCAGAAGCCATATACACTTGACAAAACAAACAGCGcccacacagatacacacactttCCTACGATACCGTCCGTTTACAGCCCTCAAGAGTCCACTTACGAACCTTGTATTTGTTTCCCTCTCCCACGGCTGTGCCATCTCAAGGGAATTCTGGGATAGAGTAGGATGGTTCAATCGGTCAGCCTGCTCTGTTAAAAGGTAGAGATTACCCACAGGGTCGTGCGGTGGTGTGCCTGTTATCCAGCTTTAACATTCAACTGAATGGTTCAAGCAGCAAGCAATCACGTACGGGAAACATGACCCTACGTTTACCTCACAGCTGTCCACCGCTGGGACTGAGGGATTGGATCAGTATTAAAGAATCAGGCTTTTTCATGGACTGTGTGTTTAGACAGCTTTGGTTAAAatgatcattttaaaatgatttactcAACCTGCTTCAGTCCTGTGTGAATGTCTTTCTTATAGAACCCAACAGGAGATGTTAGGTTGATACTGCTCTTTTCCATTCAGTGACTTAAGGCCATCGATCTCCATGGAAGTATTCAGAATTGCTTGATTCAAATCTTCTAAAGCCGTACAATAGCTTTTTAATaaggaaggggaaaaaaagttagCTATTAATCATTTGAATGTCTTGCCTTCCGCCACAGCTATCAAGTCTCATTCACTTTTGCTATTCAAATATTCTATGTGAAGATGAAAGTATGAGATTAGGGTGAgtactccactagaccccttgaggtgtgctgtggtatctggcaccaatatgttagcagcagatcctacAAGTCTTTTaagaggtggggcctccatggatcggacttttgttcagcacatcccacagatgctcgattggattcagatctggggaatttggaggccaagtcaacacctcaaactcattgttcctgaaccattttgctttgtggcagggcgcattatcctgctgaaagaggccacagtcgCCAGGGAATACCTCTTCCATGAAAAGGAGTACAtgttctgcaacaatgcttaggtaggtggtacgtgtcaaaataacatcaacatggatggcaggacccacgGATTccaagcagaacattgcccaaagcatcacactgcctcagcCGGCTTGTCTTCtgcccatagtgcatcctggtgccatgtgttccccaggtaagcgccACACACGCAacctggccatccacgtgatgtaaaagaaaacgtgattcatcagagcAGTCCACCTTTGATGCTCACGTCCCCACTGTTAacgctttcggcggtggacggggtcagcatgggcaccctgactggtctgcggttatgcagccccatacgcaacaaaatgcgacgcactgtgtattctgacgcCTTTCTATTAGAACGAGCATTCATTTCTTGAGCgatctgagctacagtagctcgtctgtttgttccccatgtgcatcaatgagccttggccgcccacgACCCTGtcaccactgcagaccgggaacaccccacaagagttGCAATTTTAGAAaggctctgacccagtcatctagccatcgcaatttggctcttgtcaaactcgctcaaattctTGCTCTTGCCTTAAGCCTTATGCTTTTTCcttcttctaacacatcaactttgaggacaaaacgctcacttgctgcttaatatatcccacccactagtGATGAAAAGATAATGAGTGTTGTTCacttctagcctgacaagccagacccacatcaagatgtttggtctggaaactcttcatagacagggctcaatccgaggggcgggataaacggttgtctttcaaactccttctgcacgcgataggatagcgctacaaccaaccagagcaacatgaaggtgaagcagagctcgctgactgattaaacattctccgtatccggtcggctaaactcagaacacatcttccctttttaagaatgacttcagtgccgctctttgttcttttctcagagaaaagcttaactccaagtcttccagagtcgcggtcagagctgattcgaaagaccgccgccgtttgccagtttctatgtttactagaagcaccacgcaagcgcaactcggccatcatcattatggccacgcccgccgactctatacacgatgtgattgggccgtccagattctgaggaatacagctcagatgggtattgagagttcctagacgacacttgcgggcaaattaaatttgctgccactagggtgcgtctagatttctaggctagttcacttcacctgtcagtggtcataatgtcatgcctgatcagtgtatatgcacatatttataataaaatgtaatccaaaaaatgtattatagtttttttaggACTGTCAAATTTAACTGTAAAACTACTCTGGATATAGTGTGGAAAATCACACAAAAgtcagtattttttttgtttttgtttgcctTTGCATAAATACTGTGAAAATATAAAAGCCAGTTATTTAATTTTGctgcattttatattttataaaatcatgttttttctcATACAGTGTAAATCCGTCTTTGCATGTAAAAATATGCTgctgttttcatattttacaaTGGAGGCTCTCACAGGAGCAGTTGGTTCTTTTGGCATCAAAATGTCTGAAAATCTCTGTTCTATCGcatcaagctttttttttttgcttgcttTTTTTAGATTAATGTTCACAGACATCAGCAGAACTGCCTTCAACAGCAGTCTAAACTCAATGGCTACACTCTAtctctctcttcttttttttgtctgtgCCATGTTTCACAATCTGCCAATGATGCTTTTTTTACCGGGGTTGCAGGAGGGCAGCCATATACTGCTCCACTTACTTCTAATTGTAATTCGATAGCGCATAATCTCAAAtttgttacgcatcacattttaTAATATGGTAATATTGTAATGGTAAGTGGCTGGCTGCACTTGGCCTGGACCGAAGCAGATGGCAGAGGCTTCCTCGCCCACCTCAGGTGATTAGGGAGACAGATTTTGTGATCTGAAACTCGGAAATAGAGGCCATAAAGTGTTCATCATCTCagtgaggggaaaaaagtttTAAAGTGATGTAGTGTTTAAAAGCTTTTAGATGGTTTTTTGGGTGGGGAATATGGGGTTGGAGATGTTTCTGGGAACTCCGTTTGTATCCATATTTTATGAAAGACAGAAACCTGTCTTCTGTTCAGGCCAAGGTTCTACATCGATAGCATCAAATGGACCAGCAGTGATATTTCTCATCTTCATTCACTTCAACAAGCACCTCTTgcaattttaaaatgaaataagaGTTTTTTCACACCATTGACCTGAAAACGGAACGTTATCTGGGTGCTAAAATGCACATtactttatataatgtatttacCCAGTGACTAGAATTATTTAaatcagttcacccaaaatcaTTCAGATTTGTTCACTGATTTGTTCAGGTTACATCATTTCACCAGTAAGTCAATACATTTTTAGTGTATGTGTGCGTTATGAATaagtattaaaaatattaactaAAGAGTCATTCCCTGAGTCAACAcaattattattgtcattttaGATTAAGAGATCCCAGTTTAAGCATTCCAAGTCCAATTGTCACGATTAATAGTTATTTAATCGTGAAGATTTCATCTGCGATTGCTTTTTTCGGTTGCACTAAATCtcctgttgtttttcttttccaGTGGGAGGAAGTAAGCGGCTATGACGAAAACCTCAACACCATTCGAACGTACCAAGTGTGCAACGTCTTCGAGTCCAACCAGAACAACTGGCTGCTCACCACCTTCATCGCTCGGCGCGGTGCTCAGCGCATCTACGTGGAGATGCGTTTCACCGTCCGAGACTGCAGCAGCATCCCGCGAGTGCCTGGGTCCTGTAAGGAGACCTTTAACCTGTACTACTACGAGACGGACTCCGTCATCGCCACCAAAGGCACGGCGTTCTGGATGGAGGCTCCGTATTTGAAGGTGGACACCATTGCGGCAGACGAGAGCTTCTCACAGGTGGATTTTGGTGGTAGGTTGATGAAAGTGAACACTGAGGTGCGGAGCTTTGGTCCACTGTCGAAAAATGGCTTCTATCTGGCATTTCAGGACTATGGCGCTTGCATGTCCCTGCTGTCCGTGCGTGTGTTTTTTAAGAAATGCCCCAGCGTGGTGCAGAACTTTGCAATCTTTCCAGAGACTATGACCGGGGCAGAGAGCACCTCTCTGGTGATCGCTCGCGGGATGTGCATCCCGAACTCGGAGGAAGTGGATGTACCGATTAAGTTGTACTGTAATGGCGATGGGGACTGGATGGTTCCAATTGGGAGCTGCACCTGCAAGGCGGGATTCGAGCCAGATAATGGGAACGTCTGTCGAGGTAAGAGTTTGGGTTTCAGTGTTGATCTTTGGTTCATTAACatatatttgtgttttaaatGGATATTTTTTCAGTTGGTGGAAACCATgggatacactctaaaaaaaatgtggtgctatttggcacttaaagtggttctaggcttgtaatcataggggaaccccTTTTGAtgccaaatagcaccatatctttaaaagtgcactacagcacctttgtcaaatggtgcTATGTAGAACCCGAGGTGCCATATCGGATTTTATATCTCTTTCTCAATAATGGCACCTTTACTATAGCACCTTTACCACCCCAAAGAACCATTGAAAAACCGCTGAAAAACCATACTggggcttaacaggttctgtaAATGATAATGGGGCTATAAAGCACCTCAGTCCTCCCAAAGGACTGACGAAGATccactgaagaaccactgaattACCAAGATTTGGTGCTACACAGCTTTTAAAGTCATTCCCCTATGATAAGCCACAGAACCACTTTAAGTACTATATagcaccgtttttttttttagagtgaagtCTTTGGTATCTTGCTTAGCTCTTCTCAGTGACAAGACTTCTCTTTGTTGAAAATACTCAAAACTATATGAATTTCAAATGATTGATATCAAATTATATCAAATTATACTCAAAACTATATGAATTTCAAATTATTCCAGGTTTATTCTGGTATAGGGCTGGACCAGTATAGTGTAGCCAGGATATTTACCAGCAATACATTTTAGTGAGCAGGCTGATTAAATACATCTTGCTGGTTAAGCTAGTTGATAATTATGGACAAAAGCAACCAAATCCCAACATTTGCCGGTGGCCCTGTGACTAAGCCAGTCTTTTTTCATGAGTTGTAGCTCAAGAAGGTTTTGCAGTAGCTTTGACTAATTAACTTCCTCTAGACTGAATTGAGAATTGTGCATATTTTGTGTTTGAGTAAATTTATTTTGGATTAAATTGCAGATGTATGCATGTGTTTGAGATCGTGTTTGTGAAAGAAAGCAGAATGTGGTGTTCATGTTTGGTTGAATGATGCAAAGATGTAGTCAAAGTCTGTTTGGAGTGTTTATGaatttgtaattttattttattttattttattttattttattttattttattttattttattttattttgttttattttattttattttattttattttattttattttattttattttattttattttattttattttattttattttatttattttattttattttattttattttattttattttatttattttttaggcaAAATCAGACCCATGGACACATTTTCTCATTCACGTTGGTATTTTTAGCTGCTCTTTTTTCATGTGGACACTGACACACATGATCAGGTTGTTCTCTCAAGGTCTGCAATTAACTGATTTGGCCTTCACTCAAGGCCAGTGCCATATTTACTCCCTCAGGACCAAACGTGTAGAGAGACGATAAGATTGATTGACAGCTATCTGTCTCGATCAATAAAAAGATATACCACTTAGTGTGGGAGGACCACAGGTGCTTCTACACATAAAACACTCAGATGGCAGCTTTGTTGAGTTTGTTGGCATCCGCAGGCAAGGTCTTCTTATCACAGAGAAATGGTCATGATGTCCATAGTCCCTGTTTAAGAACTGTTTCAGACTTCTCAACTGCCCTAAAACACAAACTTAAAATCAGTTATCAGTTAAAACtctatacactcacctaaaggattattaggaacacctgttcaatttctcattaatgcaattatctaatcaaccaatcacatggcagttgcttcaatgcatttaggggtgtggtcctggtcaagacagggtcagagcatctctaaaACTACAGCTCTTGTGGTTGACCAGTGTTCCCGGTCTGTAGTGGTcagtatttatcaaaagtggtccaaggaaggaacagtggtgaaccggtttCAGGGTCATTGGCGGCCAAGGATCCttgatgcacgtgaggagcAAAAGCTGGCCTGTGTGATGAGCAGTGTCAACTGGCCTGtgtcaaacagatgagctactgtagtaATTAATGTTGAAGTTAATGTTGGTTCTGAAAGAAAGTTGTCAGagtacacagtgcatcacagtttctttcatatggggctgcatagccacagaccagttagggtgcccatgctgacctctGTCCACTGTGAAAGCACCAACATGGGGCACGAGAGCATAAGAACTGGATCACAGAGTGatagaagaaggtggcctggtctgatgaatcacgttttattttacatcacgtggatggccgggtgtgtgtgggTAACTTACTTGGCGAACACATGGCAGCAGGATGTACTatggaagaaggcaagccggccgaggcagtgtgatgctttgggcaatgttctgctgggaaaccttggtcctgacatccatgtggatgttactttgacatgtaccacgtatctaagcattgttgcagaacaTGTACAccttttcatggaaacggtattacCTGGTGgatgtggcctctttcagcaggataatgtgccctaccacaaaacaaaaatggttcaggattggtttgaggagcacaaagAGTCAGGACACATAACCTGGATCTTGACATGTTGACATGAAGACGAGGAAGTATGCAAATTCACTTtttatcaaaatgtattaaaggaACAAGTGAAGTTATAAACAATATAGGTAGAAACATACCAACAATTGTTGGAAGTGACAGAAAAAAGTATGAAAAGTCAACGTTTGAAATGTGTCGTGTTGTGCCCGGTGCGGACACGGTGTC encodes:
- the LOC137089162 gene encoding ephrin type-B receptor 1 isoform X2, which translates into the protein MPFTMTVGLITTLCAITAVFAMEETLMDTRTATAELGWTAYPSSGWEEVSGYDENLNTIRTYQVCNVFESNQNNWLLTTFIARRGAQRIYVEMRFTVRDCSSIPRVPGSCKETFNLYYYETDSVIATKGTAFWMEAPYLKVDTIAADESFSQVDFGGRLMKVNTEVRSFGPLSKNGFYLAFQDYGACMSLLSVRVFFKKCPSVVQNFAIFPETMTGAESTSLVIARGMCIPNSEEVDVPIKLYCNGDGDWMVPIGSCTCKAGFEPDNGNVCRACPPGTFKSSQGTGLCLQCPSNSRSTSEAATICVCRNGYYRADGEQPDMPCTSVPSGPRNVISIVNETSVTLEWHSPRETGSREDVMYNIVCKKCQADRRSCSHCDDNVEFQPRQLGLTESRVFISNLLAHTLYTFEIQAVNGVTNKSPYPAQHVSIDITTNQAGAV